From the genome of Campylobacter concisus, one region includes:
- a CDS encoding beta-ketoacyl synthase chain length factor: MKFQVDFFGVIAYGDVGEDLARYKKEFDLAKIPPIQRRRLSSAAKCAFSLLSGFDKLDMPVIFSSYEGEINRCFKLETTLAKAEPVSPTSFSLSVHNAISSLLSIEAKNHNEILAISSFSPVEDALQAAFLRLNDGYEQVLILAYHESIKQSYFDEKKPSFMLALVVSKAKNERVLTLKRAKKEKEICGNLLKSFIVNFDPKISKSWQSCSYSSSWNFSYEP, from the coding sequence ATGAAATTTCAAGTTGATTTTTTTGGCGTAATAGCTTATGGCGATGTCGGCGAGGATCTAGCTAGATATAAAAAAGAATTTGATCTAGCAAAGATCCCACCGATTCAAAGAAGAAGGCTAAGCAGTGCTGCAAAGTGCGCTTTTAGCTTGCTTAGTGGCTTTGATAAGCTTGATATGCCAGTTATTTTTAGCTCATATGAAGGAGAGATAAATCGCTGCTTTAAGCTAGAGACTACACTGGCAAAAGCTGAGCCGGTTTCGCCTACATCGTTTTCACTTTCTGTGCATAACGCTATCTCGTCGCTTCTTAGCATAGAAGCTAAAAATCACAATGAAATTCTTGCCATATCATCATTTAGTCCGGTTGAAGATGCCTTGCAAGCTGCATTTTTAAGACTAAATGATGGATATGAACAGGTGCTAATACTTGCCTATCATGAGTCGATAAAGCAGAGTTATTTTGATGAGAAAAAGCCGTCATTTATGCTCGCTCTTGTTGTCTCAAAGGCAAAAAATGAGAGAGTTTTAACTCTAAAAAGAGCTAAAAAGGAAAAAGAAATTTGCGGGAATTTATTAAAAAGCTTTATTGTAAATTTTGATCCAAAAATATCAAAAAGCTGGCAAAGTTGTAGTTATTCTTCGTCTTGGAATTTTAGCTATGAGCCTTAA
- a CDS encoding DNA gyrase subunit B, whose amino-acid sequence MKHKIVNLALVLASIAYPLVLFFWQENATLIFDFLCVLWGLRAYFESGKKRQVCLLASLFFAVCAIFRSVNLALLYPSIVSLGFLALFFYSLKGEAVITKIARLKEKNIDKKVVSYTRELTKIWCLFFIFNAILAFVLSCFENKFYWSIYCSFISYILMGFLFFGEILYRKIFILKRKNGV is encoded by the coding sequence TTGAAGCATAAAATAGTAAACCTAGCACTAGTTTTAGCAAGCATTGCTTACCCTTTAGTGCTATTTTTTTGGCAAGAGAACGCCACTTTGATATTTGATTTTTTATGTGTGCTTTGGGGGCTTAGAGCCTATTTTGAAAGTGGCAAGAAAAGGCAGGTTTGCTTATTGGCTAGCTTGTTTTTTGCCGTCTGCGCTATTTTTAGAAGCGTAAATTTAGCACTTTTATATCCAAGTATCGTAAGCCTTGGCTTTTTGGCTCTCTTTTTTTACAGCTTAAAGGGCGAGGCTGTTATAACCAAAATCGCTAGATTAAAAGAGAAAAATATAGATAAAAAGGTCGTTAGCTACACAAGAGAGTTAACAAAAATTTGGTGCTTATTTTTTATATTTAATGCGATTTTAGCATTTGTTTTATCGTGCTTTGAAAATAAATTTTATTGGAGCATTTACTGCTCCTTTATCTCTTATATTTTGATGGGATTTTTGTTTTTTGGAGAAATTTTATATCGTAAAATTTTTATTTTAAAGAGGAAAAATGGAGTTTGA
- a CDS encoding LolA family protein gives MKKIALFLAIFISCFGYELSELKNIVKTDGVSGNFTQTKSLAGFNKNIKSTGEFKLEKSGLYWDTLEPVVSKVFINKDGIFKNENGKLEKTSANFDEKLFLAIISLDENELRKEFDIKTSGSLKKWSIELSPKNLLFKQIFKSIKISGDEVVKKIELDEVSGDKTINEFSLK, from the coding sequence ATGAAAAAAATAGCTCTTTTTTTAGCCATTTTTATATCTTGCTTTGGCTATGAGCTGAGTGAGCTTAAAAATATAGTAAAAACAGATGGCGTAAGCGGAAATTTCACGCAGACAAAGAGCCTGGCTGGCTTTAACAAAAACATAAAAAGTACGGGCGAGTTTAAGCTAGAAAAGAGCGGACTTTATTGGGATACGCTAGAGCCAGTCGTCTCAAAGGTTTTTATAAATAAAGATGGCATTTTCAAAAACGAAAATGGCAAGCTTGAAAAGACGAGCGCAAATTTTGACGAAAAGCTATTTCTTGCTATCATCAGCCTCGATGAAAACGAGCTTAGGAAAGAATTTGATATAAAAACAAGCGGCAGTCTAAAAAAGTGGAGCATAGAGCTAAGCCCTAAAAATTTGCTCTTTAAACAAATTTTTAAATCCATAAAGATAAGCGGCGACGAGGTAGTAAAAAAGATTGAGCTTGACGAGGTAAGCGGAGATAAAACAATAAATGAGTTTAGTCTAAAATGA
- a CDS encoding acyl-CoA thioesterase: MKISHVSTFKVAFFDVDSMEVMWHGNYVKYLEMARCELLDKLGYNYIAMKKDGYAFPIVKLDVKYVRPAFFNDVIKVTTTLSECETFLKFHYLIENEKGEKLSEANTAQAVIEMKSLQTCFEMPEALIKAIEAYTKKENL; the protein is encoded by the coding sequence TTGAAAATTTCACACGTTAGCACATTTAAAGTGGCGTTTTTTGATGTTGATAGCATGGAAGTGATGTGGCATGGCAACTACGTCAAGTACCTAGAAATGGCGCGCTGCGAGTTACTTGACAAGCTAGGGTACAACTACATCGCTATGAAAAAAGATGGTTACGCCTTTCCTATCGTAAAACTTGACGTAAAGTACGTGCGACCAGCCTTTTTTAACGACGTCATAAAGGTCACGACGACGCTTAGCGAGTGCGAAACGTTTTTAAAATTTCACTACCTTATAGAAAATGAAAAGGGTGAAAAGCTAAGTGAGGCAAATACTGCGCAAGCTGTCATAGAGATGAAGAGCTTACAAACTTGCTTTGAGATGCCAGAGGCGCTAATAAAGGCGATTGAAGCTTACACGAAAAAGGAAAATTTATGA
- a CDS encoding phosphopantetheine-binding protein yields MKELVNDIKELIITSLNLEDMKPSDIDENAPLFNDGLGLDSVDALELGLAVQKKYGLVLDSKSANLKEIFFSVSSLAKYIYENRK; encoded by the coding sequence GTGAAAGAGCTAGTTAATGATATAAAAGAGTTGATCATCACAAGCTTAAATTTAGAGGATATGAAGCCAAGCGATATCGATGAGAATGCGCCACTTTTTAATGATGGTCTTGGGCTTGATAGCGTTGATGCTTTAGAGCTTGGGCTTGCGGTGCAGAAAAAATATGGCCTCGTGCTTGACTCAAAGAGTGCAAATCTAAAAGAGATATTTTTTAGCGTATCTTCTCTTGCAAAATACATTTACGAAAATAGGAAATAA
- a CDS encoding AMP-binding protein encodes MEFENSLKEFKFVNIDKNLYSQVGIFGANLKEYGVSEIEIYLSETFDFCVAFFGALAVGIRPILLAKPIFSSDKFNINDENFKNFLAPARNIEPKFNLNSTFFLQTSGSTGKSKNIPKRLGAMIEEGLFLKEKLGFNESDTFFSSVSHQHMFGLTFKVFLPIISGAKAVSKELNYPEVIFELDLSNLSFVTSPVLLQTLVSSPRAAEISGLKNIICAGSALKSELRASIAKLSSARIIDIYGSTETGVVARNLGEELLLFSKVKAGLSEDEALNVSSPWCEFFQTSDWAQINGSKLTLKGRIDRIVKLNDKRVNLISIENKMFESGLLKDCYCDTHPKFKRLAALLELSEEGVKLFRDSGKKGIVARLNELLRPEFKNSVRYFKIVSSLCKNAQGKFLKANFKELLEKSKEPNWDKSSEEGVYKFKTKLSPALGIFMEHFPNLPLLPGFVQLDFVFKFARELGAEIGDQCVVENLKFLKFVRPNDELCIEISQKDEKVYFEIFCNGTRSSVGRIKLGL; translated from the coding sequence ATGGAGTTTGAAAATAGTCTAAAAGAGTTTAAATTTGTTAATATTGATAAAAATTTATACTCACAAGTTGGTATTTTTGGGGCAAATTTAAAAGAATATGGCGTGAGTGAGATAGAGATCTATCTAAGTGAAACTTTTGACTTTTGTGTCGCCTTTTTTGGAGCACTTGCAGTTGGTATTAGGCCGATTTTGCTTGCAAAGCCCATTTTTAGTAGTGATAAATTTAATATCAATGATGAAAATTTCAAGAATTTTTTGGCTCCAGCTAGAAATATAGAGCCAAAATTTAATCTAAATTCTACTTTTTTTCTTCAAACTTCGGGTTCGACCGGAAAGAGCAAAAATATCCCAAAAAGACTTGGTGCGATGATAGAAGAAGGGCTATTTTTAAAAGAAAAACTTGGATTTAATGAAAGCGATACATTTTTTTCAAGCGTTTCGCATCAGCATATGTTTGGCCTTACTTTTAAGGTATTTTTGCCCATAATCTCTGGTGCAAAGGCTGTTAGTAAGGAGCTAAATTACCCAGAGGTGATCTTTGAGCTTGATCTTTCAAATTTAAGCTTTGTAACAAGCCCAGTTTTGCTTCAAACGCTAGTTTCTAGCCCAAGAGCAGCTGAAATTTCAGGGCTAAAAAACATCATCTGTGCCGGCTCAGCCCTAAAGAGTGAACTAAGAGCTAGCATAGCAAAACTAAGCAGTGCACGCATTATCGACATCTATGGTAGCACCGAAACTGGTGTAGTAGCTAGAAATTTAGGCGAAGAGCTTTTACTTTTTAGCAAGGTAAAGGCGGGCCTTAGCGAGGACGAGGCACTAAACGTGAGCTCACCATGGTGTGAGTTTTTTCAAACTAGCGACTGGGCACAGATAAATGGCAGCAAGCTTACGCTAAAAGGTAGGATCGATAGGATAGTCAAGCTAAATGACAAAAGAGTCAATCTAATAAGCATCGAAAATAAGATGTTTGAAAGTGGTCTTTTAAAAGACTGCTACTGCGACACGCATCCAAAATTTAAGCGTCTAGCCGCACTTTTAGAGCTTAGTGAAGAGGGTGTTAAGCTCTTTAGAGATAGCGGCAAAAAGGGCATTGTAGCAAGATTAAATGAGCTTTTAAGGCCTGAGTTTAAAAATAGTGTTAGGTATTTTAAAATCGTTAGCTCGCTTTGCAAAAACGCACAAGGGAAATTTTTAAAAGCAAATTTTAAAGAGCTTTTAGAAAAGAGCAAAGAGCCTAACTGGGATAAAAGTAGCGAGGAGGGCGTTTATAAATTTAAGACAAAGCTAAGTCCTGCGCTTGGCATTTTTATGGAGCATTTTCCAAATTTGCCACTTTTGCCTGGCTTTGTGCAGCTTGATTTTGTATTTAAATTTGCAAGAGAGCTTGGCGCAGAAATAGGCGATCAATGCGTGGTGGAGAATTTGAAATTTTTAAAATTTGTAAGGCCAAATGACGAGCTTTGTATAGAAATTTCGCAAAAAGATGAGAAAGTTTATTTTGAGATATTTTGTAATGGCACTAGAAGTAGTGTTGGCAGGATAAAGCTGGGCTTATGA
- a CDS encoding lysophospholipid acyltransferase family protein — protein MIQKYQKAGKVVVILRLGILAMSLKILRTGSFFLFFAIICISGDLLLVPVVLLGLNKFKFIQNLCRDLVRISWGFFIKVTKICGCLDYKFELSELNGGSNLVIANHPSLLDVVFLVSKFKRINCIVKGELGKNIFLFAAIRACNYILNTNNEEFLQKSVEVLKGGENLLIFPEGTRTKDEIIFHKAAAYMGVKGAKNIVCIGINMHPRSLRKNEPWYKIPDEKIKYYFKEMKNFDVDMFLKDRPSPVRARAMHDEISKIYKEEFGERAS, from the coding sequence TTGATCCAAAAATATCAAAAAGCTGGCAAAGTTGTAGTTATTCTTCGTCTTGGAATTTTAGCTATGAGCCTTAAAATTTTAAGAACCGGATCTTTCTTTTTATTTTTTGCGATCATTTGCATAAGCGGGGATTTACTGCTTGTGCCAGTAGTGCTTTTGGGGCTAAATAAATTTAAATTTATACAAAATTTATGCCGTGATCTAGTTAGAATTTCTTGGGGATTTTTTATAAAAGTTACTAAAATTTGTGGGTGTTTGGACTATAAATTTGAGCTTAGTGAGCTAAATGGCGGATCAAATTTAGTCATAGCAAACCACCCTTCGCTTCTTGATGTGGTCTTTTTGGTTTCAAAATTTAAAAGGATAAACTGCATCGTAAAGGGCGAGCTTGGTAAAAATATATTTTTATTTGCTGCTATTAGGGCGTGCAACTATATACTAAACACAAATAACGAGGAATTTTTACAAAAAAGCGTAGAGGTTTTAAAAGGTGGTGAAAATTTATTAATTTTCCCAGAAGGCACACGTACGAAAGATGAAATTATTTTTCATAAGGCAGCAGCTTATATGGGTGTAAAAGGCGCTAAAAATATTGTATGTATTGGCATCAATATGCACCCAAGAAGCCTTAGAAAAAATGAACCATGGTATAAAATACCAGATGAAAAGATAAAATATTATTTTAAAGAGATGAAAAATTTTGATGTTGATATGTTTTTAAAGGATAGGCCAAGCCCCGTGAGGGCTAGGGCAATGCATGATGAGATAAGTAAAATTTATAAGGAGGAATTTGGTGAAAGAGCTAGTTAA
- a CDS encoding glycosyltransferase family 2 protein yields the protein MKTLFLIPFYNHPEKIKALCEALARYNLHILIVDDGSDEASKKALENLSEFDVEILTRAQNGGKGAALKDGFRHAMQNGYTHAFQIDADFQHDISEVAEFLGLSKKYPHDMIMADPIYGEDAPKSRFYGRKITNFWVKVNTLSTDIKDAMCGFRIYPLKELEWAISQSKSNRMEFDMEILVNAVRAGIGLRWIPLKVRYEKGGVSHFKMLKDNALISLMHAKYFFSLVPFLLSKAFRGQKYVWWQKGERSNEFFLRVSLFISKNLPIFLIKPIVMIVVCFYYIFSKIERKNIREFLQNVEKFSGEKPATGVFGNFYEFGIAICDKFRIWQNGVLENELDIDELMWIKEEFEASRRGRILLTSHLGNVEICKTLSLRSPSFRMIILVYSKGNENFYKILEQISKGQIKLISVENLDAAAMLELKEAVENGVNIGIMGDRTPVNGDKFVEVSFLGKMAKFNYGPYLLAGILGVKMSTLWCVKNGDKFSIELSDIADEIKLGRDRKASVMPYVQSYVRQLEDHACKNPSQWFNFFDFWR from the coding sequence ATGAAGACGCTCTTTCTCATACCATTTTACAATCATCCAGAAAAGATCAAAGCCCTTTGTGAGGCACTTGCGAGATATAATCTACACATTTTAATAGTTGATGATGGCTCAGATGAAGCTTCAAAAAAGGCACTAGAAAATTTGAGCGAATTTGACGTAGAAATTTTGACAAGAGCACAAAATGGCGGTAAGGGGGCTGCGCTAAAAGATGGCTTTAGGCATGCTATGCAAAATGGCTATACGCACGCATTTCAGATCGATGCTGACTTTCAGCATGACATAAGTGAAGTGGCTGAGTTTTTGGGGCTTAGCAAAAAGTATCCACACGATATGATAATGGCTGATCCGATTTATGGCGAGGACGCACCAAAGTCTAGATTTTATGGTAGAAAGATCACAAATTTTTGGGTCAAGGTAAATACATTAAGCACCGACATAAAAGATGCGATGTGTGGCTTTAGAATTTATCCGTTAAAAGAGCTCGAGTGGGCGATATCTCAAAGCAAGTCAAATAGGATGGAATTTGACATGGAAATCCTTGTAAATGCTGTGAGAGCAGGCATTGGACTAAGATGGATACCGCTAAAAGTAAGATATGAAAAAGGCGGCGTTTCGCACTTTAAAATGCTAAAAGATAACGCGCTAATAAGTCTTATGCATGCTAAATATTTTTTTAGTTTGGTTCCATTTTTGCTGAGCAAAGCCTTTAGGGGACAAAAATACGTATGGTGGCAAAAAGGCGAAAGATCAAATGAATTTTTCCTACGAGTTAGCCTTTTTATAAGCAAAAATTTACCCATTTTCCTCATAAAACCTATCGTTATGATCGTCGTTTGTTTTTATTATATTTTTTCGAAAATAGAGAGAAAAAATATAAGAGAATTTTTACAAAATGTAGAGAAATTTAGTGGTGAAAAACCAGCTACTGGTGTTTTTGGAAATTTTTATGAATTTGGTATTGCGATTTGCGATAAATTTCGTATTTGGCAAAATGGTGTGCTCGAAAATGAGCTAGATATTGACGAACTTATGTGGATAAAAGAAGAGTTTGAGGCATCAAGGCGTGGTAGAATTTTGCTAACAAGCCATCTAGGGAATGTAGAAATTTGCAAGACACTTTCGCTTAGATCGCCAAGTTTTCGTATGATCATCTTGGTTTATAGTAAGGGAAATGAAAATTTTTATAAAATTTTAGAGCAGATAAGTAAGGGGCAGATCAAACTAATAAGCGTAGAAAACCTCGATGCAGCAGCTATGCTTGAGCTAAAAGAGGCGGTAGAAAACGGCGTAAATATCGGTATAATGGGCGATAGAACTCCGGTAAATGGCGATAAATTTGTTGAGGTTAGTTTTCTTGGTAAGATGGCTAAATTTAACTACGGCCCATACTTATTAGCTGGCATTTTGGGTGTAAAAATGAGCACGCTTTGGTGCGTAAAAAATGGAGATAAATTCAGCATCGAGCTAAGCGACATCGCAGATGAGATAAAACTAGGTCGCGACCGCAAGGCAAGCGTCATGCCATACGTGCAAAGCTATGTAAGACAGCTTGAGGATCACGCTTGCAAGAACCCATCGCAGTGGTTTAATTTTTTTGATTTTTGGAGATAA
- a CDS encoding acyl carrier protein, whose translation MSEKEIFEILKKALIDLFEIDESKIKPETRIYEDLQIDSIDAIDMIDYIKRQTGHRLMPEDFKNVKTLDDIVKAVAKKFEA comes from the coding sequence ATGAGTGAAAAAGAAATTTTTGAAATTTTAAAGAAAGCCTTGATCGATCTTTTTGAGATAGATGAGAGCAAGATAAAGCCAGAGACTAGGATATATGAGGATTTGCAGATCGATAGCATCGACGCTATTGATATGATTGATTACATCAAACGTCAAACCGGGCATAGGCTGATGCCAGAGGATTTTAAAAACGTAAAAACGCTTGATGATATCGTAAAAGCCGTAGCAAAGAAATTTGAAGCATAA
- a CDS encoding CinA family protein encodes MRQSILIIGEDLEINREFLNYIFQSYEDHFGELGVVSFAPKNSKELPFIIENLSKDYDFVSIFGSDENFAIAAKIIATLTGGSLELKDSTTLALKDSLDYSKNSFLASLNNAQINLIKANPNEELGEFLVEYEPDFSYFHLIDIDADSARILMMPLAKTYEVDITLAQILPNLILIKAKSNKFGQIESFLQGVKTLFSQKFIPQKDVIAFIANKLMQKGLKISFAESCTAGLAAAKFARYGGVSASFDGSLVTYANHIKHEWLGVEDEILDTYGAVSEPCVKAMIKGTLSTTNADFALAISGIAGPGGGTASKPVGTVYVAAGDRNGNIEVERLLLKGERNYVREQSVLSAYLCLLRLKSEIFFA; translated from the coding sequence ATGAGACAAAGTATCTTGATAATAGGCGAAGATCTTGAGATAAATAGAGAATTTCTAAACTACATTTTTCAAAGTTACGAGGATCATTTTGGCGAGCTTGGAGTGGTCAGTTTTGCTCCAAAAAATAGCAAAGAGCTACCTTTTATCATCGAAAATTTATCAAAAGATTACGACTTTGTAAGCATTTTTGGCTCGGATGAAAATTTTGCCATCGCTGCAAAGATCATAGCGACGCTAACTGGGGGCTCACTCGAGCTAAAAGATAGCACGACACTTGCGCTTAAAGATAGCTTAGACTACTCTAAAAATAGCTTTTTAGCCAGCCTAAATAACGCTCAGATAAATCTCATAAAAGCCAATCCAAATGAAGAGCTAGGCGAGTTTTTAGTCGAGTACGAGCCTGATTTTAGCTACTTTCACCTAATAGACATCGACGCAGATAGCGCGAGGATCCTTATGATGCCACTTGCTAAAACTTATGAGGTCGATATCACTCTTGCGCAAATCCTACCAAATTTGATACTAATCAAAGCAAAAAGCAACAAATTTGGCCAGATCGAGAGCTTTTTGCAAGGGGTAAAAACGCTATTTTCACAAAAATTTATTCCACAAAAAGATGTGATAGCCTTTATAGCAAACAAGCTCATGCAAAAGGGGCTTAAAATTTCATTTGCCGAGTCTTGCACGGCTGGGCTGGCGGCAGCTAAATTTGCAAGATATGGTGGTGTTTCAGCTAGCTTTGATGGCTCACTAGTAACCTACGCAAACCACATAAAGCACGAGTGGCTGGGCGTTGAGGATGAGATTTTAGATACTTACGGAGCTGTGAGCGAGCCTTGCGTAAAGGCGATGATAAAAGGCACGCTAAGCACGACAAATGCGGACTTTGCACTTGCAATTAGTGGCATCGCTGGACCAGGTGGTGGCACAGCTAGCAAGCCAGTTGGCACGGTATATGTCGCAGCTGGCGATAGAAACGGCAACATCGAGGTTGAGAGGCTACTTTTAAAAGGGGAGCGCAACTACGTTAGAGAGCAAAGCGTGCTAAGTGCCTATCTATGTTTGCTTCGTCTAAAAAGCGAGATATTTTTCGCATAA
- a CDS encoding pectate lyase family protein, with product MFKKILFLAIGALFAFGAETQAGEIKASDSPFGYASIGAEQNFGGYAGKESKEVVVKDRQELVKYAQMGGYIIYVDGLIDLSEGKIPQNGNSDGLDKFISEISGSEFSSYAKFIQAYGASCRANLDGSQDPKLAALRKNLANEYKKIIVVPVASNTTIIGLGENSGIKGGSLLLKNVQNIAIRNMLIEDAFDPFPDIQKNDGFNAQYDGVSIESSKNIWVDHCHFKDTVELSHVHLAGGELTKWQTYDGLCDIKGDSAAITISHNIFENHDKTMLIGSRDSDGSSETRTITVAHNVFDNCAQRLPMARNAKVHVYNNFYDSNDGFYNQKYAIGVRFGSLIYAQNNYFKNGVKISYKCNKGTIFESGNIDLSKKGSVCRKLTKPPFEPPYKFELLKASNVQNEVNKNAGTGKLDVIR from the coding sequence ATGTTTAAAAAGATATTGTTTCTCGCCATTGGCGCGTTATTTGCATTTGGTGCTGAGACACAAGCTGGCGAGATAAAAGCAAGTGACTCGCCTTTTGGTTACGCTAGCATTGGTGCGGAGCAAAATTTTGGCGGATACGCCGGCAAAGAGAGTAAAGAAGTCGTCGTAAAAGATAGACAAGAACTCGTAAAATACGCTCAAATGGGTGGTTACATCATCTATGTGGATGGGCTCATAGACCTTAGCGAAGGCAAGATCCCACAAAATGGCAATAGCGATGGGCTGGATAAATTTATAAGTGAGATTAGCGGTAGCGAGTTTAGCTCTTATGCCAAATTTATACAGGCTTACGGCGCTTCATGCCGTGCAAATTTAGACGGTTCGCAAGATCCAAAGTTAGCAGCGCTTCGCAAAAATTTAGCCAACGAGTACAAAAAGATCATCGTAGTGCCTGTAGCTAGCAACACCACAATAATCGGCTTAGGCGAAAACTCAGGCATAAAAGGCGGCTCGCTTTTGTTAAAAAATGTCCAAAATATCGCGATCCGCAACATGTTGATCGAAGATGCTTTTGATCCATTTCCAGATATACAAAAAAACGACGGCTTTAATGCGCAATATGACGGCGTCAGCATAGAGTCAAGCAAAAACATCTGGGTAGATCACTGTCATTTTAAGGACACGGTCGAGCTTAGTCATGTGCATTTAGCAGGCGGAGAGCTTACTAAATGGCAGACTTACGACGGACTATGCGACATTAAGGGGGATAGTGCGGCTATCACGATCTCGCACAACATCTTTGAAAACCATGACAAAACGATGCTAATTGGCTCAAGAGACTCTGACGGCAGCAGCGAAACAAGGACTATAACGGTCGCTCATAACGTTTTTGACAACTGCGCGCAACGCCTACCTATGGCACGCAATGCAAAGGTGCACGTCTATAACAACTTTTATGACTCAAACGATGGCTTCTATAACCAAAAATACGCCATTGGCGTGCGCTTTGGCTCGCTAATATACGCTCAAAACAACTACTTTAAAAATGGCGTCAAAATAAGCTACAAGTGTAACAAAGGCACCATTTTTGAAAGCGGCAACATAGACCTTTCAAAAAAAGGCAGCGTTTGCAGAAAGCTAACCAAGCCGCCATTTGAGCCTCCATATAAATTTGAGCTCCTCAAAGCCTCAAATGTCCAAAACGAGGTAAATAAAAACGCCGGCACCGGCAAACTAGACGTTATAAGATAA